In Arthrobacter sp. SLBN-83, one DNA window encodes the following:
- a CDS encoding trans-aconitate 2-methyltransferase — MKWDPAKYAEFGDYRNRPFFDLTARIHAEGPAHVVDLGCGPGNLTATLAERWPDARVVGLDSSAEMLAKAAPLAAKIPALAFEQADIADWMPGPGTDVVVSNAALQWVPGHQDLMRKWLEALRPGAWFAMQVPGNFNAPSHALMRELAASELWAPKLDGVLRGGETVGEPGDYLGILLDAGFAADAWETSYQQVLHGQDPVLAWVRGTALRPVMAALSEDDAMRFESEYAAALRDAYPQGAHGTVFPFRRIFAVGRKAAG; from the coding sequence ATGAAATGGGACCCCGCAAAGTATGCCGAGTTTGGCGACTACCGGAACAGGCCGTTCTTCGACCTCACAGCCCGGATCCATGCGGAGGGGCCGGCGCACGTGGTGGACCTTGGGTGCGGGCCCGGGAACCTCACGGCAACCCTGGCCGAACGCTGGCCGGACGCGCGTGTGGTTGGCCTGGACTCGTCCGCGGAGATGCTGGCAAAGGCCGCCCCGCTGGCGGCGAAGATTCCCGCCCTGGCATTTGAGCAGGCGGACATTGCCGACTGGATGCCCGGTCCCGGGACCGACGTCGTGGTGAGCAACGCCGCCCTGCAGTGGGTCCCGGGCCACCAGGACCTCATGCGGAAGTGGCTCGAAGCCCTCCGGCCAGGCGCCTGGTTTGCCATGCAGGTGCCGGGGAACTTCAACGCACCGTCGCACGCCCTGATGCGGGAACTGGCAGCGTCGGAACTATGGGCGCCGAAGCTGGACGGGGTGCTGCGGGGCGGGGAAACAGTGGGGGAGCCCGGAGACTACCTGGGCATCCTGCTCGACGCCGGCTTCGCGGCGGATGCATGGGAAACCAGCTACCAGCAGGTGCTGCATGGCCAGGACCCGGTGCTGGCTTGGGTCAGGGGCACCGCGCTCCGCCCGGTCATGGCCGCCCTCAGCGAGGACGACGCCATGCGCTTCGAATCCGAGTACGCCGCCGCCCTGCGGGACGCCTATCCCCAAGGCGCGCACGGCACGGTCTTCCCCTTCCGCCGGATCTTCGCAGTAGGGCGCAAGGCTGCGGGCTGA